The genomic region ACTCCACCAATCTTGGTGAATCGTGATGGTGGCGAGGATGAAGCGCTGCGCTTGAAATATCGCTATATTGAATTGCGCCGCGAACGCCAACAACATATTTTGGGGTTACGCCATCGCACGATCAAATTTATGCGCGATTGGATGGATCGCGAGGGCTTTTGGGAGATTGAAACCCCCATTTTGATGAAAAGCACGCCCGAAGGCGCACGCGACTATCTCGTGCCAAGTCGCTTACATCCAGGCGAATTTTATGCCTTGCCTCAATCGCCGCAACAACTTAAGCAATTGTTGATGGTTTCGGGCATCGACAAGTATTTCCAGATTGCGCGTTGTATGCGTGATGAAGATTTACGGGCCGACCGCCAGCCCGAATTCACCCAACTTGACATTGAGATGAGCTTTGTTGAGCAAGACGATGTGCTTGATGTTGTTGAACGCTTGATGACTGAATTGGTGGCCAATGTTACGCCGCACAAACGCTTGGTTTCGCCCTTCCCACGGCTGACCTACGCCGATGCGATTGAATATTACGGCTCCGACAAGCCCGATTTGCGCTATGACTTAAAGTTTGTCAATGTGGGCGAAATCGTCAAAGATAGCCAATTTGGCGTGTTTACTGGTGCACTCAGCAGCGGTGGCAAAGTTCAAGCCATTCGCTTGCCTGGTTGTGGCAACTACTCGCGTAAGCAAATCGACGACCTACAAGAAGTTGCCAAAATTGGTGGAGCCAAAGGCATGGCTTGGATGGCGATCGAAGCTGATGGCAGCGTGCGTTCGTCGATCGCCAAATTCTTCGAGCAAGCCCAACTTGATCAATTAAAGAGTGCAACAGCGGCTGAAGCTGGCGACTTAATTGTCTATGTTGCTGATAAACCAGCGGTGGTAGCGGCCTCGTTGGATAAAGTACGACGCGAAATGGCCAAGCGGCTCGATCTCGCCGACAAAGATCTGATGCATTTTGCTTGGGTGATCGACTTCCCAATGTTTGAATACAACGCCGAAAGTGGCGAATGGGATGCCGCGCACCATCCATTCTGTATGGTCAACCCTGCCGATGTGGAGAAAATGCAGCGCGGCGAGTTTGAAGGCGTGAGGGCCGCCTCATACGACTTAGTGTGTAATGGCTACGAGTTAGCTTCTGGCTCAATTCGGATTCACGATCGCAGCATTCAGCAATACATTTTTGATCGTTTGCCCTATAGCCCTGAAGAAATTCAAAAGCGTTTCGGGCATATGTTGGAAGCCTTCGAATATGGCGCACCACCGCACGGCGGCATGGCTCCAGGCATCGATCGCTTGGTGATGTTGCTGGCCGATACCGACAACATTCGCGATGTAATTGCCTTCCCCAAAACTCAACGCGCCGAAGATCTGATGATGAATGCACCATCGTCGGTCGATGCCAAGCAATTACGTGAGCTTGGCTTGCGCTTGGCCGATGGAGTTGAACCACGCGGCTAAGTTTAAATTTCAGCACAAATTGCTCATAGTTGCCTAAACTATGGGCAATTTGTGTTTAAAACCCAAAACCTGTGATACGATAACCTGAGTGATTGAACGTGTGGATTGGCATGCAAACGGCGCAAATTTCTTCGATTAATTTAAGTATTCAGCAGCGTTGGCTGATTTGGCTGTGGGTGCTGCTCGGCGGGCTGAATCCGCTCGGTTGCTTGTGGCATTGCGGCGAATTGACCCAAGCAAATGAAATTAATCTAAATCGCGATGCAGGAATGTTTATCTGTTTGCTGGCTGAATCGCAGCCACCCGCCAGCAACCTACACGTCCATGCGCCTAGCTCAAACCCCGATCCAGTCCAGCAAGGAGTAGCGCAATTGCATGGGTTTGATAGCCTCGCATTAGATTTAAACTGGCTTTGGCAACAATCCAACCAGCAACCACTCATTTGGCAGAGCCAACCGATAGCCCCGCCCCTAGCGCCCCCACCAGAATTACGATAATTAAGTTAATTTCAGTATATTCTTGCTATTGTTAAAGGAGTATTCAGCGTGTTCAAACGATTTTTGCTTTGTTTATTGTTATTAACTAGCCTCGTTGCTTGTGGTGGCAATAATTCGGCTCAAGTGCCCGCGCCAGTCGAAAAAACCGTCGATGGCGTGACTCTCAAACTTACCTCAGAAAGCCCATTGAGCCAAAACACCGACCAAACGTGGGTGATTAATGTGACTCAAAATGGCCAACCTGTGGATAACGCCGATGTCTATTTGGATATTGATATGCCTTCGATGCCAATGGGCCAGAACAAACCGCTAGCCAAAAGCGAGGGCAACGGCAACTATCGCGCCCAAGGCATCTACACCATGGGCGGAGCGTGGGCGGTGAGCGTATTCGCCGAATTCGACGGCAAAGAATATCAAGCCAGCTTCGATTTCAACGTACCAGAATAATACCTAGGGCTGGCTCTTCAATCCAAACGAAGGGCTAGCCTTTTTCTGCTTCATTCAGACTTGACAAATTCAGCAACTTCAGGCATCATTGGCGCTAGCAAAACAAATGCGGGAGTAGCGCAATGGTAGCGCATCTGCCTTCCAAGCAGATGGTTGCGAGTTCGAGTCTCGTCTCCCGCTCCATGTACACTACGAAGCTCCAACGGAAACAACGGTTGAAATGCTGTTGTTGGTTGGAGCTTTGTTATTCTCCCAGCCGTAATCCATACCCGATGCAACATGCTTTGAATAATCCGGCGTTGCTCAGGAAACCCAAGCGCTTCGAGTAAGTGGGGTAAATGCTCCAAGAAGGCCCGTGCTTGATCAAGATTGATATGTGGTGGCGCACTTGGTACTGTCTGAAGTTGCTGTTTAAGTTTGGTCACCTCTGCATGGTAAATTGCATCTGGTGAACTACCACACCCACGAGGGGCGTGGCTTCTGCCTTCAACGACGGCTACCAGCGTTTCACTGGGTTTACACCATCTCCAGCAGCGTTTTGGCTTTCCGTCGTCCCAACGGCAAGCAAGCGTAGCCCTTCGTGCAGCATGTTGATCGCGGCGTTGACATCCCGATCATGGGCTGTGCCACAGATATGACAAGTCCACATACGGTCGGATAGCGTCAGGGCGGTTTTGGTCTGGCAGTGGTGGCAGGTTTTCGATGATGCGTAGAAGCGATCAACCTGCACCACCTGCCTGCCATGCCATTCCGCTTTATCATGAAGCATCTGCACGAAAGTCCCTAGGGCGGTATCACTGAATGATTTGGCCAGCTTGGTTTTCACAAGGCCTTTGATATTCAGGTCTTCGATGCACACCACGTCGAATCGTTGAACAATCCCCACCGCATGTTTATGGAGCCAATCCAAGCGCCGGTTTTTGATTTTCTGGTAAATTTTGGCAACCCGCTTCCTTGCTTTGGCGCGGTTTCTACTGCCCTTCTGCGTTCGTGCGAGTTTCCTCTGAGCGCGGGCAAGTTTCTTCTGGTTTCGGCGGTAGAACTTCGGTGGTGCTGTCTTCTCGCTCGTTGACAGCGTGGTGAATGATTCCAGTCCTACATCAATCCCCACAGGCCGATCAGCCGTGAGCAGCACCTTGCATAAGCAAAGGACACCATTGCACCGCATTGCCACAAAAAACGCGTAGTCTACCCCATGAACTGCGCGTTCGCTGTCACGTGTGGAAAGGGAATTGAAGGTCATCCACGGTGATGCGTTTCATCGAATAACACGCATACCCACATCGCCCGTCGTGGACGAGCTACGTTACCACCTTACAAGACTCCTCGTGGAATACCCGCTGGAGGTAAGCCTTGAGTTTGTGGCCACCTATGGATAGGCACACGTCAAAAAATGATATACTCGCGCTATCTCGCTGGATTAATCATCTCCATGATGGTTGGCAAAACCACGCATACAGCAGGTAGCCGTAGCATTGCCACCGGACGCACTGATTCTCAAATAGCAGGTCAAAATCGACACGATGATCGAGGGCTT from Herpetosiphon gulosus harbors:
- a CDS encoding RNA-guided endonuclease TnpB family protein, which codes for MTFNSLSTRDSERAVHGVDYAFFVAMRCNGVLCLCKVLLTADRPVGIDVGLESFTTLSTSEKTAPPKFYRRNQKKLARAQRKLARTQKGSRNRAKARKRVAKIYQKIKNRRLDWLHKHAVGIVQRFDVVCIEDLNIKGLVKTKLAKSFSDTALGTFVQMLHDKAEWHGRQVVQVDRFYASSKTCHHCQTKTALTLSDRMWTCHICGTAHDRDVNAAINMLHEGLRLLAVGTTESQNAAGDGVNPVKRW
- a CDS encoding FixH family protein, yielding MFKRFLLCLLLLTSLVACGGNNSAQVPAPVEKTVDGVTLKLTSESPLSQNTDQTWVINVTQNGQPVDNADVYLDIDMPSMPMGQNKPLAKSEGNGNYRAQGIYTMGGAWAVSVFAEFDGKEYQASFDFNVPE
- the aspS gene encoding aspartate--tRNA ligase, coding for MLRTHTCGELRRDHIDQTVTLAGWVHRRRDHGTVLFLDLRDRYGLTQVIVDPSSNPEARAILDSIKNEYVIQVTGRVRSRLAGAENANLATGAIELEVQSAKILNTAKTPPILVNRDGGEDEALRLKYRYIELRRERQQHILGLRHRTIKFMRDWMDREGFWEIETPILMKSTPEGARDYLVPSRLHPGEFYALPQSPQQLKQLLMVSGIDKYFQIARCMRDEDLRADRQPEFTQLDIEMSFVEQDDVLDVVERLMTELVANVTPHKRLVSPFPRLTYADAIEYYGSDKPDLRYDLKFVNVGEIVKDSQFGVFTGALSSGGKVQAIRLPGCGNYSRKQIDDLQEVAKIGGAKGMAWMAIEADGSVRSSIAKFFEQAQLDQLKSATAAEAGDLIVYVADKPAVVAASLDKVRREMAKRLDLADKDLMHFAWVIDFPMFEYNAESGEWDAAHHPFCMVNPADVEKMQRGEFEGVRAASYDLVCNGYELASGSIRIHDRSIQQYIFDRLPYSPEEIQKRFGHMLEAFEYGAPPHGGMAPGIDRLVMLLADTDNIRDVIAFPKTQRAEDLMMNAPSSVDAKQLRELGLRLADGVEPRG